Proteins encoded within one genomic window of Streptomyces profundus:
- a CDS encoding DUF2017 domain-containing protein — MAGYFEPVSGDERGAAIALDEVEWSILRSVSVQVLELIGPGPEAEEGADPLAALFAEGPSEPPTDPALARLFPDAYQDPGNPPDAEGQRLSAEFRRFTESDLRTQKRERLLEVVRTLDTARSTAPTGADGLLLTLRREQSERWVGALNDIRLVIGARLEIEDDSTVEKLFELPDDDPRKPMVLAFLWLGGLLESLVETLLP, encoded by the coding sequence ATGGCCGGCTACTTCGAGCCGGTGAGCGGCGACGAGCGGGGCGCGGCCATCGCGTTGGACGAGGTCGAATGGTCCATTCTGCGGAGCGTGTCGGTGCAGGTTCTCGAACTGATCGGCCCTGGTCCCGAAGCGGAGGAGGGGGCCGACCCACTGGCCGCGCTTTTCGCCGAGGGGCCCAGCGAACCACCGACGGATCCCGCGTTGGCGCGGCTTTTCCCGGACGCCTACCAGGATCCGGGGAATCCCCCCGACGCCGAGGGGCAACGGCTCTCCGCCGAGTTCCGCCGCTTCACCGAGAGCGATCTGCGCACCCAGAAGAGGGAACGTCTGCTGGAGGTCGTGCGCACCCTGGACACGGCCCGCTCCACCGCCCCCACCGGCGCTGACGGGCTGCTGCTGACGCTGCGCCGGGAGCAGTCGGAGCGCTGGGTCGGCGCGCTCAACGACATCAGGCTGGTCATCGGCGCCCGGTTGGAGATCGAGGACGACTCGACCGTCGAAAAGCTTTTCGAGCTGCCGGACGACGATCCCCGCAAACCCATGGTGTTGGCCTTCCTCTGGCTCGGTGGACTGTTGGAGTCGTTGGTGGAGACTCTTCTGCCATAA
- a CDS encoding alanine/glycine:cation symporter family protein, protein MASEHSWTDEIDQTVNSLFEPVSNALTQVVFYEVGLFGADFPLIVAWLAVAGLVFTVVFGCVQVRYLPLALRIVRGRYEQPDAPGEVSHFQALTSAVSGTVGLGNIAGVAIAVSIGGPGATVWMMVCGFLGMASKFVECTLGVRYRDIDEHGRVSGGPMQYLRKGLAERGLPRLGGVLALLAAVMILFFAFFGGNLFQVNQSLEQLVAVTEDHTSFFAGSAGSLLFGVVVALLAGLVLVGGIRAIGRVTSRLVPAMSILYVAACLVVIGCNITQVPDAVATICREAVSPAGVTGGLVGALIVGFQRAAFSNEAGVGSAPIAHSAVKTKRPATEGLVALIEPFLDTVVICTMTALTIVVAGGPLYEAARERAVSGAEVEGNAVGISITSDAFETALPGFPVVLTLAVFLFAFATIITWGYYGLKAWTYLFGPGRVADGSYKLLFCLLAVGGALLSLGTLVDLADAFLFLAAVCNIIGLYLLTPVVRRELRRVLVYVRRRDAGESDAAIEADERAEDETGPAGGITLAK, encoded by the coding sequence ATGGCGAGCGAACACTCCTGGACCGATGAGATCGATCAGACGGTCAACAGCCTTTTCGAACCCGTCAGTAATGCGTTGACCCAGGTGGTCTTCTACGAAGTCGGCCTCTTCGGTGCCGACTTCCCGCTGATCGTCGCCTGGCTGGCGGTGGCGGGGCTGGTATTCACCGTGGTTTTCGGATGCGTGCAGGTCCGGTATCTGCCACTCGCGCTCCGTATTGTCAGGGGCCGTTACGAACAGCCGGACGCACCCGGCGAGGTGAGTCACTTCCAGGCGCTGACCTCCGCCGTGTCGGGGACGGTCGGCCTGGGCAACATCGCGGGCGTGGCCATCGCGGTCTCGATCGGCGGCCCGGGTGCCACCGTCTGGATGATGGTCTGCGGCTTCCTCGGGATGGCCAGCAAGTTCGTCGAGTGCACCCTGGGCGTCCGCTACCGCGACATCGACGAGCACGGGCGGGTGTCAGGTGGCCCCATGCAGTACCTCCGCAAGGGCCTGGCGGAGCGCGGGCTGCCCCGGCTCGGCGGCGTGCTCGCGCTGCTGGCCGCGGTGATGATCCTGTTCTTCGCGTTCTTCGGCGGCAATCTCTTCCAGGTCAACCAGAGCCTGGAGCAGCTGGTCGCGGTCACCGAGGACCACACCTCGTTCTTCGCCGGCTCGGCCGGCTCCCTGCTCTTCGGGGTGGTGGTGGCGCTGCTCGCCGGGCTGGTGCTGGTTGGCGGCATCCGGGCGATCGGCCGGGTCACCAGCCGACTGGTCCCGGCCATGTCGATCCTCTATGTCGCCGCCTGTCTGGTGGTGATCGGCTGCAACATCACCCAGGTGCCGGACGCCGTGGCCACCATCTGCCGGGAGGCGGTCAGCCCCGCCGGCGTCACCGGTGGCCTGGTGGGCGCGCTGATCGTCGGCTTCCAGCGGGCCGCGTTCTCCAACGAGGCCGGCGTCGGTTCGGCGCCGATCGCGCACTCGGCGGTCAAGACCAAGCGCCCGGCCACCGAGGGCCTCGTCGCGCTGATCGAGCCCTTCCTCGACACCGTGGTGATCTGCACCATGACGGCGCTGACCATCGTGGTCGCCGGCGGGCCGCTCTACGAGGCGGCCAGGGAGCGGGCCGTCTCGGGCGCGGAGGTCGAGGGCAACGCGGTGGGCATCTCCATCACCTCGGACGCCTTCGAGACCGCGCTGCCCGGCTTCCCCGTGGTGCTGACCCTGGCCGTCTTCCTCTTCGCCTTCGCCACGATCATCACCTGGGGCTACTACGGCCTGAAGGCCTGGACCTACCTCTTCGGCCCGGGGCGCGTCGCCGACGGCAGCTACAAGCTGCTGTTCTGCCTGCTGGCCGTGGGCGGCGCGCTGCTCTCGCTCGGCACCCTGGTCGACCTGGCGGACGCCTTCCTCTTCCTGGCCGCCGTCTGCAACATCATCGGCCTCTATCTGCTGACCCCGGTGGTCCGCCGCGAGCTGCGCCGGGTGCTCGTCTATGTGCGGCGCAGGGACGCGGGCGAGAGCGACGCGGCGATCGAGGCGGACGAGCGGGCCGAGGACGAGACCGGCCCGGCCGGCGGGATCACCCTGGCGAAGTAG
- a CDS encoding Mov34/MPN/PAD-1 family protein: protein MLTITAELRDQIVAHARADHPDEACGVVAGPAGGGRPERFVPMLNAARSPTFYEFDSGDLLRLYREMDDRDEEPVVIYHSHTATEAYPSRTDVTYANEPGAHYVLVSTAESGNDEGPFSFRSFRIVDGEITEEEVRVVDRYPDHDGADEADPTAG from the coding sequence ATGCTGACCATCACGGCGGAACTGCGCGACCAGATCGTGGCCCACGCCCGGGCCGACCACCCGGACGAGGCCTGCGGGGTCGTGGCGGGACCGGCCGGCGGCGGTCGTCCCGAGCGCTTCGTCCCGATGCTCAACGCCGCCCGCTCGCCCACGTTCTACGAGTTCGACTCGGGTGATCTCCTCAGGCTCTACCGGGAGATGGACGACCGGGACGAGGAGCCGGTGGTCATCTACCACTCGCACACCGCGACCGAGGCGTACCCCTCGCGCACCGACGTCACCTACGCCAACGAGCCGGGCGCGCACTATGTGCTGGTCTCCACGGCGGAGAGCGGCAACGACGAAGGGCCGTTCTCCTTCCGCTCGTTCCGCATCGTGGACGGTGAGATCACCGAGGAGGAGGTGCGGGTCGTGGACCGCTACCCCGACCACGACGGGGCGGACGAGGCCGACCCGACCGCTGGTTGA
- a CDS encoding MoaD/ThiS family protein — translation MAIEVRIPTILRTYTDGQKAVSGSGKTIDELFADLDANHPGIRERLVDGAGLRRFVNVYLNDEDVRFLDGISTALADGDSVTILPAVAGGMR, via the coding sequence ATGGCCATCGAGGTCCGCATCCCGACCATTCTCCGCACCTACACCGACGGTCAGAAGGCCGTCTCGGGCAGCGGGAAGACCATCGACGAGCTCTTCGCCGACCTCGACGCCAACCACCCGGGGATCAGGGAGCGCCTGGTCGACGGGGCCGGGCTGCGCCGCTTCGTCAACGTCTATCTGAACGACGAGGACGTGCGTTTCCTGGACGGCATCTCCACCGCCCTGGCCGACGGCGACAGCGTCACCATCCTCCCGGCGGTGGCCGGGGGCATGCGCTGA
- a CDS encoding PLP-dependent cysteine synthase family protein, with protein MRFDSALASVGNTPLVRLPRLSPDDSVRIWAKLEDRNPTGSVKDRPALHMIEQAEKDGRLVPGNTILEPTSGNTGISLAMAARLKGYRIVCVMPENTSAERRQLLSMWGAEIVSSPAAGGSNTAVRVAKEMAAEHPDWVMLYQYGNPDNAGAHYATTGPEILADLPSITHFVAGLGTTGTLMGVGRYLREQRPDVQIVAAEPRYDDLVYGLRNLDEGFVPELYDDSVLTSRFSVGSEDAVRRVRELLHQEGIFAGVSTGAVLHAALGVGAKALRAGRSADIAFVVADGGWKYLSTGIYNAASTEEAVAGLHGQLWA; from the coding sequence ATGCGTTTCGACAGCGCGCTGGCCTCGGTCGGGAACACGCCGCTGGTGCGGCTGCCCCGGCTGTCCCCCGACGATTCGGTGCGGATCTGGGCCAAGCTGGAGGACCGCAATCCGACCGGTTCTGTCAAGGACCGGCCGGCGCTTCACATGATCGAGCAGGCCGAGAAGGACGGCCGGCTCGTCCCCGGGAACACCATCCTGGAGCCGACCTCGGGCAACACCGGGATCTCGCTGGCCATGGCCGCCCGGCTCAAGGGCTACCGGATCGTCTGCGTGATGCCGGAGAACACCTCGGCCGAGCGCCGTCAGCTGCTGTCGATGTGGGGCGCCGAGATCGTCTCCTCGCCGGCCGCCGGCGGCTCCAACACGGCCGTCCGGGTGGCCAAGGAGATGGCGGCCGAGCACCCCGACTGGGTGATGCTCTACCAGTACGGCAACCCGGACAACGCGGGCGCGCACTACGCCACCACCGGGCCCGAGATCCTCGCCGACCTGCCGTCGATCACCCACTTCGTGGCCGGCCTCGGTACCACGGGCACCCTGATGGGGGTGGGCCGCTATCTGCGCGAGCAGCGCCCCGACGTCCAGATCGTCGCCGCCGAGCCGCGCTACGACGATCTGGTCTACGGGCTGCGCAACCTGGACGAGGGCTTCGTTCCCGAGCTGTACGACGACTCCGTGCTGACCAGCCGTTTCTCCGTCGGCTCCGAGGACGCGGTGCGCCGGGTGCGGGAGCTGCTGCACCAGGAGGGCATCTTCGCCGGGGTCTCCACGGGGGCCGTGCTGCACGCGGCGCTGGGCGTCGGAGCGAAGGCTCTGCGCGCCGGGCGGTCCGCGGACATCGCGTTCGTGGTCGCCGACGGCGGCTGGAAGTACCTCTCCACCGGGATCTACAACGCGGCCAGCACCGAGGAGGCGGTGGCCGGGCTGCACGGCCAGCTCTGGGCCTGA
- the rodA gene encoding rod shape-determining protein RodA, whose translation MTVRSYRTSVPPAGEQSVWRILTARGSLARRLDWPLLLSALVLTTLGILLVYSATRNRTDLNNGEPEFFLMRQLLNVSIGLGLAALIVWYGYVRLRAAVPLLYLLCVVLSLLVLTPLGSTVNGSRSWLQLGAGFAFQPSELAKIGVILAMALLLAAPGDNERRHGPDHRTVLQALLVASVPAALVMLTPDVGQTMVLAVIALGVLLASGTGRSWIIGLVTLAVVGALSVWQLGLLDEYQINRFAAFANPALDPSGVGYNTNQARIAIGSGGLTGQGLFHGSQTLGQFVPEQHTDFIFTVAGEELGFLGAGLIIVLLGVVLWRGCRIARDAPDPYGTIVAVGVVAWTAFQTFQNMGMALGIMPVTGLPLPFLSYGGSSMFAIWIGVGLLLAIRIRTLTRM comes from the coding sequence GTGACCGTACGCAGCTACCGCACTTCCGTTCCGCCGGCCGGTGAGCAGAGTGTCTGGCGCATCCTCACCGCGCGGGGCTCGCTCGCCAGGCGGCTGGACTGGCCGCTGTTGCTGTCCGCCCTGGTCCTGACCACGCTCGGCATCCTGCTGGTCTACTCGGCCACCAGGAACCGCACCGATCTGAACAACGGCGAGCCCGAGTTCTTCCTGATGCGCCAGTTGCTCAACGTGAGCATCGGCCTCGGGCTCGCCGCGCTGATCGTCTGGTACGGCTATGTCCGGCTGCGGGCCGCCGTGCCGCTGCTCTACCTGCTGTGCGTGGTCCTCTCCCTGCTGGTGCTCACCCCGCTGGGCTCCACGGTCAACGGCTCCCGGAGCTGGCTCCAGCTGGGCGCCGGGTTCGCCTTCCAGCCGTCCGAGCTGGCCAAGATCGGCGTGATCCTCGCCATGGCGCTGCTGCTGGCCGCGCCGGGGGACAACGAGCGCAGGCACGGGCCCGATCACCGCACCGTGCTCCAGGCGCTGCTGGTGGCCTCGGTGCCGGCGGCGCTGGTGATGCTCACCCCGGACGTGGGGCAGACGATGGTGCTCGCCGTGATCGCGCTCGGCGTGCTGCTGGCCTCGGGGACCGGCCGGTCCTGGATCATCGGCCTGGTCACGCTGGCCGTGGTCGGCGCGCTGTCCGTCTGGCAGCTGGGTCTGCTGGACGAGTACCAGATCAACCGGTTCGCGGCCTTCGCCAACCCGGCGCTCGACCCCTCGGGTGTGGGATACAACACCAACCAGGCGCGGATCGCGATCGGCTCGGGCGGGCTGACCGGCCAGGGCCTCTTCCACGGCAGCCAGACGCTCGGTCAGTTCGTGCCGGAGCAGCACACCGACTTCATCTTCACCGTCGCCGGTGAGGAACTCGGCTTTCTGGGCGCGGGGCTGATCATCGTGCTGCTGGGGGTGGTGCTCTGGCGCGGCTGTCGTATCGCCAGGGACGCGCCCGATCCCTACGGCACGATCGTGGCCGTGGGGGTGGTGGCGTGGACGGCCTTCCAGACGTTCCAGAACATGGGGATGGCGTTGGGGATCATGCCGGTAACCGGACTGCCGCTTCCGTTTCTGTCCTATGGCGGCTCATCCATGTTCGCCATTTGGATCGGAGTTGGGTTGTTGCTCGCCATTCGTATTCGAACTCTCACCAGAATGTGA
- a CDS encoding MBL fold metallo-hydrolase → MKLTVVGCSGSFPSAESACSSYLIEAEGYRLLLDLGNGALGELQKYCGLYDVDAIVLSHLHPDHCIDMCGYFVARYYRHEGGRPKPVPVYGPSGTERRLITAYDDTPDESSMREVFDFHTLTSGTTLTLGPLTVRSARVAHPVETYGFRIEHDGRSLCYSGDTGSCGALTELAADVDLFLCEASFIHGKEDAPGVHLNGLQAGECAQRAGAQRLLLTHIPPWTDAQVNLRDAKSAFDGPVELARPGAVHEI, encoded by the coding sequence ATGAAGCTCACCGTCGTCGGCTGTTCGGGCTCGTTTCCGTCCGCGGAATCGGCCTGTTCCAGCTATCTCATCGAGGCCGAGGGCTACCGGCTCCTCCTTGACCTGGGCAATGGCGCCCTCGGCGAGCTACAGAAGTACTGCGGGCTCTATGACGTCGACGCCATCGTGCTCAGCCACCTCCACCCGGACCACTGCATCGACATGTGCGGCTACTTCGTCGCCCGCTACTACCGGCACGAGGGCGGCCGTCCGAAGCCGGTTCCCGTCTACGGCCCGAGCGGGACGGAGCGGCGGCTGATCACCGCCTACGACGACACCCCGGACGAGTCCTCGATGCGGGAGGTCTTCGACTTCCACACCCTCACGTCCGGCACCACGCTGACCCTGGGGCCGCTGACCGTCCGCTCGGCGCGGGTGGCCCACCCCGTGGAGACCTACGGCTTCCGGATCGAACACGACGGCAGGTCGCTCTGCTACTCGGGCGACACGGGCAGCTGCGGCGCGCTCACCGAACTCGCCGCCGACGTCGATCTGTTCCTCTGCGAGGCGTCCTTCATCCACGGCAAGGAGGACGCCCCCGGGGTGCACCTCAACGGGTTGCAGGCCGGCGAGTGCGCCCAGCGGGCCGGCGCCCAGCGGCTGTTGCTCACCCATATCCCGCCGTGGACCGACGCCCAGGTGAACCTGCGGGACGCCAAGTCCGCCTTCGACGGGCCGGTGGAACTCGCCCGCCCCGGCGCGGTCCACGAGATCTGA
- the rph gene encoding ribonuclease PH: MSRIDGRTANQLRPVKIERGWSKHAEGSVLVSFGDTRVLCTASVTEGVPRWRRGSGEGWVTAEYAMLPRATNTRGDRESVRGRIGGRTHEISRLIGRSLRAVVDFKALGENTVVLDCDVLQADGGTRTAAITGSYVALADAVGWARRKKLVKGRSEPLTGEVSAVSVGIVDGVPLLDLAYEEDVRAETDMNVVRTGDGGFVEVQGTAEGAPFRRDELDALLDLAVVGCDQLAQAQRAALDAA; this comes from the coding sequence ATGTCTCGCATCGACGGCCGGACGGCCAATCAGCTCCGCCCCGTGAAGATCGAACGCGGCTGGAGCAAGCACGCCGAGGGTTCCGTACTGGTCTCCTTCGGCGACACCAGGGTGCTCTGCACCGCCAGCGTCACCGAGGGGGTGCCCCGCTGGCGGCGGGGCAGCGGGGAGGGCTGGGTCACCGCCGAGTACGCGATGCTCCCGCGCGCCACCAACACCCGGGGGGACAGGGAGTCGGTGCGCGGCAGGATCGGCGGCAGGACCCATGAGATCTCCCGGCTGATCGGCCGTTCGCTGCGCGCCGTCGTCGACTTCAAGGCACTGGGCGAGAACACCGTGGTGCTGGACTGCGACGTGCTCCAGGCCGACGGCGGCACCAGGACCGCCGCGATCACCGGCAGCTATGTGGCCCTGGCCGACGCCGTCGGCTGGGCCCGGCGCAAGAAGCTGGTGAAGGGCAGGTCCGAGCCGCTGACCGGCGAGGTCTCCGCCGTCAGCGTCGGCATCGTCGACGGGGTGCCGCTGCTGGACCTCGCCTACGAGGAGGACGTCCGCGCCGAGACGGACATGAACGTGGTCCGCACCGGCGACGGCGGCTTCGTCGAGGTGCAGGGCACCGCCGAGGGCGCCCCGTTCCGGCGCGACGAGCTGGACGCGCTGCTGGACCTGGCCGTCGTCGGCTGCGACCAGCTGGCCCAGGCCCAGCGCGCCGCGCTCGACGCGGCCTAG
- the rdgB gene encoding RdgB/HAM1 family non-canonical purine NTP pyrophosphatase encodes MQRLVLATRNAHKITELRAILTRAGLALELLGADAFPEVPDVKETGVTFAENALLKAHALAQASGLPAVADDSGLCVDVLGGAPGIFSARWAGRHGDDQANLDLLLAQLADVPEEHRAAHFACAAALALPDGTERVTEGRLHGTLRFAPSGAGGFGYDPILQPVDEARTVAELSADEKNAVSHRGLAFRALAPLVGELLEDVSRR; translated from the coding sequence ATGCAGCGTCTCGTTCTCGCCACCCGCAACGCCCACAAGATCACCGAACTGCGCGCCATCCTGACCCGGGCCGGTCTCGCGCTGGAACTGCTCGGCGCCGACGCCTTCCCCGAGGTGCCGGACGTCAAGGAGACCGGCGTCACCTTTGCCGAGAACGCGCTGCTCAAGGCGCACGCGCTCGCCCAGGCCAGCGGACTGCCCGCCGTCGCCGACGACTCGGGGCTCTGTGTGGACGTGCTGGGCGGCGCGCCCGGCATCTTCTCCGCCCGCTGGGCCGGCCGGCACGGCGACGACCAGGCCAACCTCGACCTGCTGTTGGCGCAGCTCGCCGACGTTCCCGAGGAGCACCGCGCCGCCCACTTCGCCTGTGCCGCCGCGCTGGCCCTCCCCGACGGCACCGAGCGCGTCACCGAGGGCCGCCTCCACGGCACCCTGCGGTTCGCCCCCAGCGGCGCCGGCGGCTTCGGCTACGACCCGATCCTCCAGCCGGTCGACGAGGCCCGCACCGTCGCCGAGTTGAGCGCCGACGAGAAGAACGCCGTCAGCCACCGGGGTCTCGCGTTCCGCGCGCTGGCCCCTCTCGTCGGCGAGCTGTTGGAGGACGTCAGCCGTCGGTGA
- a CDS encoding class F sortase has protein sequence MSRAWRGAGPGLLTPLLVWTLVLGAFWFWGRELTGGAGLPWLAFHDREERVRSVERSGLPSAGDPLPGDAPPRTVSIDSIGVAAEVLPRGLDEGGGVEPPPFDSADAVGWWAGGATPGAVGAAVLVGHVDTETEPAVFHALEKVGAGDEVRVERADGTAAVFTVSDVTLVERAGFDPERVYGPSTPGAAELRLITCGGTYDRERGSYSANVVVSAYLTDADTFTDG, from the coding sequence ATGAGCCGCGCCTGGCGCGGCGCGGGTCCTGGGCTCCTGACCCCGCTGCTCGTCTGGACCCTGGTGCTCGGTGCCTTCTGGTTCTGGGGGCGGGAGTTGACGGGCGGCGCGGGACTGCCCTGGCTGGCCTTCCACGACCGGGAGGAACGGGTGCGGAGCGTCGAGCGGTCGGGGCTGCCGTCCGCCGGCGACCCGCTGCCGGGGGACGCGCCGCCGCGCACCGTCAGCATCGACTCCATCGGCGTCGCCGCCGAGGTGCTGCCGCGGGGGCTTGACGAGGGCGGCGGGGTGGAGCCGCCGCCGTTCGACTCCGCCGACGCGGTCGGCTGGTGGGCCGGCGGCGCGACGCCCGGCGCCGTCGGGGCCGCCGTGCTGGTCGGCCATGTGGACACCGAGACGGAGCCCGCGGTCTTCCACGCGCTGGAGAAGGTCGGCGCCGGTGACGAGGTGCGGGTCGAGCGGGCCGACGGCACGGCGGCCGTCTTCACCGTGTCGGATGTCACGCTGGTGGAGCGCGCCGGCTTCGACCCGGAACGGGTCTACGGGCCGAGCACTCCCGGCGCGGCGGAGCTGCGGCTGATCACCTGCGGGGGCACCTACGACCGGGAGCGCGGCAGCTATTCGGCCAATGTGGTGGTATCGGCCTATCTGACGGACGCCGACACGTTCACCGACGGCTGA
- a CDS encoding HAD-IIA family hydrolase yields the protein MPMRKPIKSWLTDMDGVLIHEGVPIPGAEEFIRRLRDSGMPFLVLTNNSIYTRRDLQARLARMGLEVPVDAIWTSALATAQFLHDQRPGGSAFVIGEAGLTTALHDVGYVLSDASPDYVVLGETRTYSFESLTKAIRLINGGARFIATNPDHTGPSAEGALPATGSVAALITKATGRDPYFVGKPNPLMMRTGLNLIGAHSETSAMVGDRMDTDVLAGLEAGMETFLVLTGLTEPGEIDRFPFRPSVVVDSIADLVDRI from the coding sequence GTGCCGATGCGAAAGCCGATCAAGTCCTGGCTGACCGACATGGACGGGGTGCTCATCCACGAGGGGGTGCCGATCCCGGGCGCCGAGGAGTTCATCCGACGGCTGCGGGATTCCGGCATGCCGTTCCTGGTGCTGACCAACAACTCCATCTACACCCGGCGTGACCTCCAGGCGCGGCTGGCCCGGATGGGCCTTGAGGTGCCGGTGGACGCCATCTGGACGTCGGCCCTGGCCACCGCGCAGTTCCTGCACGACCAGCGCCCGGGCGGCTCCGCCTTCGTGATCGGGGAGGCGGGGCTGACCACCGCCCTGCACGACGTGGGCTATGTGCTGAGCGACGCGTCGCCGGACTACGTGGTGCTCGGCGAGACGAGGACCTACAGCTTCGAGTCGCTGACCAAGGCGATCCGGTTGATCAACGGCGGCGCCAGGTTCATCGCGACCAACCCGGACCACACGGGCCCGTCCGCCGAGGGCGCGCTGCCCGCGACCGGCTCGGTGGCCGCGCTGATCACCAAGGCGACCGGCCGCGACCCGTACTTCGTCGGCAAGCCCAACCCGCTGATGATGCGCACCGGGCTCAACCTGATCGGGGCGCACTCGGAGACCAGCGCGATGGTCGGCGACCGGATGGACACCGATGTGCTGGCCGGTCTTGAGGCCGGCATGGAGACGTTCCTGGTGTTGACGGGGTTGACGGAGCCGGGCGAGATCGACCGTTTCCCGTTCCGCCCCTCCGTGGTGGTGGACTCGATCGCCGATCTGGTGGACCGGATCTGA
- the bcp gene encoding thioredoxin-dependent thiol peroxidase, which produces MSERLQPGDVAPAFTLPDADGKPVSLADHAGRKVIVYFYPAALTPGCTKQACDFTDNLDLLADAGYDVIGVSPDKPEKLAKFRGKEDLRVTLVSDPEKATLEAYGAFGEKKLYGRTVTGVIRSTVIVDEEGRVAQALYNVRATGHVAKLIKDLDL; this is translated from the coding sequence ATGAGCGAGCGTCTGCAACCGGGGGACGTCGCCCCCGCGTTCACCCTGCCCGACGCCGACGGGAAGCCGGTCTCGCTGGCGGACCACGCCGGCCGCAAGGTCATCGTGTACTTCTACCCGGCCGCGCTCACCCCGGGCTGCACCAAGCAGGCGTGCGACTTCACGGACAACCTCGACCTCCTGGCCGACGCCGGCTACGACGTGATCGGGGTCTCCCCCGACAAGCCGGAGAAGCTGGCGAAGTTCCGTGGCAAGGAGGACCTCCGGGTCACCCTCGTCAGCGATCCGGAGAAGGCGACGCTGGAGGCGTACGGCGCGTTCGGCGAGAAGAAGCTGTACGGCAGGACGGTCACCGGCGTGATCCGCTCCACGGTGATCGTGGACGAGGAGGGCCGCGTCGCCCAGGCGCTGTACAACGTGCGGGCCACGGGGCATGTGGCCAAGCTGATCAAGGATCTGGACCTCTAA
- a CDS encoding DUF3618 domain-containing protein, which produces MPQAARTAAEIEERIARRRESLAVTLDEIAVRVHPRTIVGDAKARAAGAVDRTVGKAAVAVNRGADNVRAQLVSSEGGPRLDRVIPVAALAVAVTGLLVLSSRRRRR; this is translated from the coding sequence GTGCCGCAAGCAGCCAGGACAGCAGCGGAGATCGAGGAGCGGATCGCCCGCCGGCGCGAGAGCCTCGCCGTGACCCTCGACGAGATCGCGGTCCGGGTGCACCCCAGGACGATCGTCGGTGACGCCAAGGCGCGCGCCGCCGGCGCCGTCGACCGCACCGTGGGCAAGGCCGCCGTCGCGGTCAACCGAGGCGCCGACAACGTCCGCGCGCAGCTGGTCTCGTCCGAGGGCGGGCCCCGGCTCGACCGGGTGATCCCGGTCGCCGCGCTGGCCGTCGCCGTCACCGGCCTGTTGGTTCTCTCCTCCCGTCGCCGACGCCGGTAG
- a CDS encoding GroES family chaperonin, producing MLHDRVLVKAESAEGERRSTGGIVIPATAQVGRRLSWAEVVAVGQNVRTVEAGDRVLYDPEDRAEVEVRAVMYVLMRERDVHAVAAERLQGSEDSTGLYL from the coding sequence ATGCTGCACGACCGGGTGTTGGTCAAGGCCGAGAGCGCCGAGGGTGAGCGCCGGTCCACCGGTGGCATCGTCATCCCCGCGACCGCCCAGGTCGGCCGCAGGCTCAGCTGGGCCGAGGTGGTCGCCGTCGGGCAGAACGTCCGCACCGTCGAGGCCGGCGACCGCGTGCTCTACGACCCGGAGGACCGCGCCGAGGTCGAGGTGCGGGCCGTGATGTACGTGCTGATGCGCGAGCGCGACGTGCACGCGGTGGCCGCCGAACGGCTCCAGGGCTCCGAGGACTCCACCGGGCTCTACCTCTGA